The Anabas testudineus chromosome 5, fAnaTes1.2, whole genome shotgun sequence region ACAGCAACATAGATAGATTAATATTGTGTTATAAGAGCAGCTACGCGaatgttgcttttttaaacTACCCATTTTTTTTGCACTGTATCCTTTTGTAATCCATGCAGGAAATGTCGCCCGATgccacaataaaaacaagaccAGCCTGTACTTATGGAAAAGTACTGGCTATTTCAACATTTAGATTACAGTAAAAGAACGCGAAAGCTAAATATTTTcaatttctctttattttaaacaattcggttcattttaaacatttctctttcGAGCAGCGAGCTATAGAAAATATGACCAAATCCATTGCGCGTTATGCTAAAGGAGAATTAGTGCCAATCAATCAGTATTTATTCTTCATACTCGAAACTATAAGTGCGATTCGTCTTGTAGTTTTTCACAATTAATTGTTCTAAATGCAACATTAATCTCATGGGAATCCTCAATCAGCACGCCCTTTTACTAGTCAGAGATTGCAAAATAAATACTACTTCACTCTCATGAAGGTTTCCTAATACCACACACTGTGGCTTTGGAAGGAAATGCAAGCATTTGTAGTTATATTCCAATGATATCTAAGAGATACTGGTTGTCATTGACATAGTAtcataactataactataactacTGTTCCTGTGTAGATGTGAGAGTCCTTCTTTCAGCGACATTCACACATGGTTGCTGCCCAATGTGATTTAAGTGAACTACTCTTGCTCATCGAGCCTCAAAAGCATCTCAACCGAGCTTGAAAGCAGTGGATAGTATGGTGGTAAGTAATCTGTGTGAAAGACAGACTGACAAAAGTGTAATGGAGGCTGGGAAATTCCCCAAATAGCCATAAAAAGGATCAGCAGGtataaaagattaaaagattGATTACATTGATTGATACAATCTAAAACCGAATGGAAAACAAGGCAGAGATGTGTCTAAGGTGTGTAGGTACAAAATGTGCTGTGAATGAATTTGATTGCCCAAGATCAGCTGGCAAGTGACACACTGGAGtcagtgactgactgactggcaCGTCCTCAAGTCTGGGATTCACAATCTTACATCAACTGTGGAACCTGTTATACTTTCTGAGAGGACGTTTTTAATTTCCCAGCATTAGTAGGAGCAAACCCTACTTAATACTGGTGATCTTGGTACCTATGCAAATACATAGTGGTATGCAAATTTAAATGAGTTTCACCATATCTGCATTTTTAGATTACAGgaacaatgtaaaaatgaaaaatgtaatttgctCACCTTATTGTGAATGTTTATCCTACTGTACAGCTCATGGTCTCAGCTGCAGAACCAATGATGTGTTTGAAATTTTTTGTTCAAATGAACTGTGAAACCCTAGAGAGtatgtaaatcaataaaacCCTGAGTACACAACACAAGTTACATTTTACGCTGCAGTTTCATTactgtgtcatgtttaaaataaacaaatgggATGTTTTGCTATCTTGAAAAAAAATTGTTAGTGCCGTTTGTACTTCTCAGTATGGTGTTAAACACCAATTTTGACGTATCTATTCATATCAAACATATATTTGCTTAACAATAGATAAACTTTAGATTATTAGACatataaaagataaattaaCTGAACAAAACTCTAGGCGAAATATACAGATAAATAGACagataaacataaaaagtaaagtatCCATCTAATCATTCTGATCAAATACCAACAGCACAATAAccttaaatgtcaaaataaattccAGTAATAGTTAGATGGAACGTGTGATGGATGGCTGTGTGTGGTATTTGAGCCATTTTACATATTCAGCCTACATGCAGGTACTCCTCTGATTAGTCCACAAAACCAGATAATTGTGGTCTAAACCAagatttacatgtttacatttacagagCCTGTAGACCTCGAGTTGGTTGAAACTGAGTACATATTTGAAAACTTATTTTTAAGCCTGGTTATGATTGGGTTGAGTTTTTCTGTGATTGAACTGGGTgcaagttttgtttgtgtgcatgacatttgtaacacaaaaataaaaaaacaagcacaattATCTTAGTTGAGTTTAATTTCACAAGTGTAATGTCACAATCATAAattctcctgttttctgttaaaaagTTGAGTTTTCAACACTGTGACCTCTAGGGTGAATGCAAAATACAACTACAAATGAGAAAACGGTTGCAATGGGTGCCAAATAATTTTGCTCTGTGTGTAGATGACTTGCCCCAATGCTCAGTGTACTATTTCTTTTTATCATTATGTCTTCTGTgcttatgtgtttttgtgtcatagCTGAAATTAGGGAAAATTAGAGACCTACACTTGTTTCTGATTGGACAGGAATTGGACAGGAACCGATCATGTATTTGTagcactgatttattttaacttttttgttgttggtgtacACTTTGTGTCAAGTTTTTTTTCATGCCTCATTGAAGCTTCGTTAGGTTTTAAGATCAGATCGGCCATAACACGACTTCTCATGTAGCATGTTCAGTAATTGAGTCTATTTTAAAGTGATCCGatgacataataataatcataataacatTATAATGACTGACCCGATACTACCTGTGTCATGTTGGTTTCAGATGTATTTCACCAATTCAAATGCAGTATCGAGGGTTtgtccagcagatgtcgcccTGTAAAGCTGTAAACTCTCTTCatgtgttcatatttatttataatggttcagaaagcttttcttttccatcactAGTTTTTTTAGGAGACTCGACCGAACTGACTTCTGCGCTGTGGCCGAAGTTGGTATCTTAGCGAAACGCACCCGCGAAGTGTGCGTTCGATAATGTCTCCCGGTTCAGCgctttttgatttgtttgaaatTCTCAATGcctaaacattttataaatgtctCGTTAAAGGAGATAATCGAAGATCTTTGTGatatccattttatttttttaaaagactaTAACATTTTATAGGCGTAGtgagtttttaatgcaaattacGAACACACGGTGATTGACCCCGCCCTCCCGGGAGCTGCATCCTGGTCACTCCAACATACAAACGTACTTCCCGTTACGCCATTTTCGATTGATCGTCGAGAGGAAGAAACCGGCGAGAGAAGCGCGGTTAGATCGACTCGTGAATCGCAACAACCACGGTAGATATTATATTAATCTGAATAGTTGTTTACATTGAGAGTTTGTATTTGACAAGATTGCTAGTATCGCCACATTTACTTAAtttccattgttgtttttgtggttgttaaTTTGAATGCTGCTGCCTAACAGTAGGCCTCAGGATGGCGACAGCCATTTTAGCTATCGCTAGCGTTAAATAGCTAACAAGGTTAGTCTTTATTAGCATCAAAATACAGTTAATGTCACGTGAAATGATACTTGTATGTAACTTTAAAGCTGACACAAAGGTACCGGGTTTGGACTAAGTGAGTAAAATGTATGCGCAATATTAATTTGCGGGTTAGCATTGTCTACCATGCTTAACGTTCttaagctaacattagcatttaaTGAGAGCCCGATAGAAAGTAGGCCAAACCTGGTTTGCACTTCCTAACATTTGCAATTGAGAATTGTGCGTAAATGTAGTTTCTGGATGCATTACATTTTCACGTAACGTAAAGGTAAAGCGGAATATAGGCGTTCTCATGAGGCTTTGTTCGAGAAAGCTTTTAGGCGTAACTGGCAATCAGGAAACTGGCGCACGTCCGCCATAGGATCACTGTTTGGTGGATGAGTACTACAAAATACTCGTTTTCTTCAGTGAGATATggttacaaaatataaataccGACAGCCTCACGTGAAATTGGCATTAAGCGTGAACCTTGTTGTGGATTCAATGTTAGATGGTAGCTGTGACCAGTCTTTATCAATAGGTGGCAATATTTAGAAGAAATGTTACACAAAGGTGTAAACATACTACTTCCAGCATCTTTTCAAAGGACAAGTCACTTCTTGATTTTTAGACTCTCTGCTGCATTAGTAACCAATTTTCTATATCTGTTTTTCAGACTCAGTCATGCATCGTGACTGTCCTCTTGACTGCAAAGTCTATGTTGGAAATTTGGGAaacaatggaaacaaaacagagcTAGAGAGGGCATTTGGCTACTATGGACCTCTCCGCAGTGTTTGGGTGGCCAGAAACCCACCAGGCTTTGCTTTTGTAGAATTTGAAGATCCCAGAGATGCAACAGATGCAGTACGTGAGCTTGATGGAAGGTACGTGGTGATTCGTTTTTTGTACACATTGGACAAAATAAGGGGAAAAGAGATCAGTCTGAAAGTAACtcatgcatgtctgtctgttctctAGAACTTTGTGTGGTTGCCGGGTCCGCGTAGAGCTGTCCAATGGCGAAAAACGCAGTCGCACCCGAGGCGCACCCCCTTCGTGGAGCAGACGTCCTCGAGATGACTACAGGCGTCGCAGCCCACCACCCAGACGAAGGTGACCTACAtacttttgttgctgtttgacaGTGGCCAGTAGAGCCAAACGTTTTATCTGTCTTGTGCTATAATCTTGCTTGTGACTTATTGATTCCACTctccacagaatattttattttaatgcttaCATTTTGTGAGTCTAGGCATTTCTACTGTTTATCTCTTTTGATGATTATACATTTGTCTTCAGTCTCTATGACTTGCAGTTTCATCTTCATTGTCACTTATGGAGGGATCCGCACAGATAGACATTCAAAACCAAATGAAATGTGACGTGGAAATGCAACCTTTAAACCTGGTAGTGTAGTTAGGCCTAAAATCTGGCCTGCACGATTGTGTACGTTTGCTGTACACTTTCAAGTTTCTACATTTTAACTGCTTAGTAGTGGTGACTTATATCAGTAAAATAAGGCTAGCTAATTCGTATGTCAAAAGTGTAATTTGTTTTGGGGGGAAGTAAGTACCAAATGTAAtgcactcttttctttttctttgaggatgctttttatttttcatctttattaatAAGAATGAACCCGTTGCAGAGCCACCACCATGCCTCTTCTCACCACCCTCAGAGTCAATCAACTAGTCCTCTTTCAGCATCATGTGACTGCTGACCATCGTGCCCCAATCAGCTTGGCTGGTGCTGTCACATGACCCAGGCATGGCCAGTCGTCAGGTTGCACCAGCCCATTGGTTCCTCAGCATGCCGTTctcaacctcctcctccttcaacCTTAACCCAAACGGCAGCGACCCACTTCACATTCCCGACCAATCAGCGTATTACGTTCCCAAATGTCTACAACCTACCAGCAGCAGCCTTCGGCTAACCaattaaagcaggaaaaaaGCCACAGCCAGCCCCCATCTGCCTGCCACCTAATCAGCTTGCAGCATCTGGCCAGTCCCATTCAGCCAATTCTACCTACCCGACCGACAGTCTGCCTCCCTTTCGTCATATCTAGCTTGTTGAAAACCAAAAATACTAGTAAGTTTTCCTGCTTCATTCAGTACACTGCTGATTACAGTTTGAAAGTGAAGAGACAGCTGGGTTGAAAAGgttgttctttttattatttgagttatgagtttgtcattttgtcctCCACCTTTACTGTAATTCGTTTTTTTCAAAAGGGTGTGTGGTCCAACATCAAATGTCTGGAACTTCACATTTCCAGAGATTTCGATTGTAGATAATCATCTGGTATGTACTGGGGCTCTTAGCAGAATTATGAAGTCACACAAATCACCCCCCACTGAATATCAAATCTCGTTTTATGCTGTACGGTTGGTTTTAGCGGATCTTATTGGACTTTGTTAGTAGCCCCCATTCCCTTATGTTCTCCCTTGAAGTGCAGTGGACTAGTTTTTATACAGGTGGtggcatctgtgtgtgtcttttattcCAACACCAGGGCCAATCCACAGCGCAGTGATAGATGAACTGCTCTTT contains the following coding sequences:
- the srsf3b gene encoding serine/arginine-rich splicing factor 3b isoform X1 yields the protein MHRDCPLDCKVYVGNLGNNGNKTELERAFGYYGPLRSVWVARNPPGFAFVEFEDPRDATDAVRELDGRTLCGCRVRVELSNGEKRSRTRGAPPSWSRRPRDDYRRRSPPPRRRSPRRRSFSRSRSRSFSRDRRRERSLSRDRNHKPSRSFSRSRSRSRSNDRK
- the srsf3b gene encoding serine/arginine-rich splicing factor 3b isoform X2 gives rise to the protein MHRDCPLDCKVYVGNLGNNGNKTELERAFGYYGPLRSVWVARNPPGFAFVEFEDPRDATDAVRELDGRTLCGCRVRVELSNGEKRSRTRGAPPSWSRRPRDDYRRRSPPPRRRATTMPLLTTLRVNQLVLFQHHVTADHRAPISLAGAVT